In Anaerobacillus isosaccharinicus, one genomic interval encodes:
- a CDS encoding TIGR00730 family Rossman fold protein: MKKIAVFCGSSSGFDPCYMEAARALGKKLAEEKIDLIYGGAQVGCMGAVADAVIESGGNVIGVIPKKLMRVEIAHDNLTELHVVETMHERKAMMAELADGFIAMPGGSGTLEEWFEVLTWAQIGYHQKPCSLLNVNNYYTPLLSLFDHMIEQGFVREEYRPLIIMEQDPAKLVHRLQNYQPTYVHKWD, translated from the coding sequence ATGAAAAAGATTGCCGTTTTTTGTGGTTCAAGCTCGGGGTTTGATCCTTGTTATATGGAAGCAGCAAGAGCGTTAGGGAAGAAACTAGCCGAAGAAAAAATAGATCTTATTTATGGTGGTGCACAAGTTGGGTGCATGGGTGCTGTCGCAGATGCCGTGATTGAAAGTGGTGGGAATGTCATTGGTGTTATTCCTAAAAAGCTAATGAGAGTAGAAATTGCTCATGATAATTTAACCGAGTTACACGTCGTTGAAACGATGCATGAACGAAAAGCAATGATGGCTGAACTTGCCGATGGGTTTATTGCGATGCCAGGTGGATCTGGAACATTAGAAGAGTGGTTTGAAGTGTTAACATGGGCACAAATCGGTTATCACCAAAAACCATGCAGCTTGTTAAACGTAAATAATTACTACACACCGCTCTTAAGCTTATTCGACCATATGATTGAACAAGGCTTTGTCAGGGAGGAATATCGCCCATTAATTATCATGGAACAAGATCCAGCAAAACTGGTTCATAGGCTTCAAAATTATCAACCGACATATGTACATAAGTGGGATTAA
- a CDS encoding VOC family protein gives MKNARLYETHIQTTNLEEAIAFYQSIELELAYVIQGRRVAFFWLGDSLKKEQMLGIWEVSSENFRKSHFAFHVPYEALLKVPSYLAQKEIKLTASFGLDASEPVVHSWMPAASYYFSDRDGNSLEYITVLQGDPIPELGVVHLSKWEQASKR, from the coding sequence ATGAAAAATGCTCGTTTATATGAAACGCATATTCAAACAACCAATCTAGAGGAAGCTATTGCGTTCTATCAAAGTATTGAATTAGAGCTAGCTTATGTAATTCAGGGTAGGCGTGTAGCTTTTTTTTGGCTAGGCGACAGTTTAAAAAAAGAGCAAATGCTAGGCATATGGGAAGTGTCTAGTGAAAATTTTAGAAAATCACATTTTGCTTTTCATGTACCGTATGAAGCATTACTAAAGGTTCCGAGCTATCTAGCACAAAAAGAGATTAAATTAACAGCAAGTTTTGGACTGGATGCAAGTGAACCAGTTGTACATTCATGGATGCCAGCGGCGAGCTATTATTTTTCTGATAGAGATGGAAATTCGTTAGAATATATTACTGTTCTACAAGGAGATCCCATCCCAGAGCTAGGGGTCGTTCATCTAAGCAAATGGGAGCAAGCAAGTAAGAGATAA